Part of the Streptomyces antimycoticus genome, CCCAAGAATGTCCAGAGACAAGGCCCCACACCGTGAAAATCAGTGGAAACACCATCTTCATCCCCGGCGCGACCTCGGGCATCGGTCTCGGGCTGGCCCTGCGCCTCCACGCGGCGGGCAACAAGGTCATCATCGCCGGACGCCGCGAGGAGCAACTGCGCCGGATCACCGCCGAGCACCCCGGTGTCGAGTCCGTCGTGATCGACACCACCGACCCGTCTTCGGTCAAGAAGGCGGCCGAGACGGTCCAGACCCGCTTCCCCGAGACCAACGTGTTGATCACCATGGCCGGGATCATGCGGCCGGAGGACTTCCACACCGGTGACTTCCTCGGCACGGCCGAGGCCACGGTCGACACCAACCTGCTCGGCCCGCTGCGCCTGATCGCCGCGTTCACGGAATTTCTGGCGGCCAAGCCGGAGGCGACGCTGATGACCGTCTCCTCGGGCCTGGCCTTCGTGCCGCTGCCGCTCACCCCGACCTACAGCGCCACGAAGGCGGCGATCCACTCGCTGACCTCCGCCCTCCGCGTCCAGCTCGCGGACACCGGCGTCCAGGTGAT contains:
- a CDS encoding SDR family oxidoreductase, whose product is MKISGNTIFIPGATSGIGLGLALRLHAAGNKVIIAGRREEQLRRITAEHPGVESVVIDTTDPSSVKKAAETVQTRFPETNVLITMAGIMRPEDFHTGDFLGTAEATVDTNLLGPLRLIAAFTEFLAAKPEATLMTVSSGLAFVPLPLTPTYSATKAAIHSLTSALRVQLADTGVQVIELVPPAVRTALMGQENAENAMPLEDYLSEVMTLLETRPDADEILVENVKLLRFAEANGSYDEVLGLLSSH